Proteins encoded by one window of Cannabis sativa cultivar Pink pepper isolate KNU-18-1 chromosome 4, ASM2916894v1, whole genome shotgun sequence:
- the LOC133036896 gene encoding uncharacterized protein LOC133036896 — protein MAELDGLDKRIRPYLKKIGYEKWSRIHSQNKRYSTMTSNISESLNAANLAARELPITTLLECLRALVQQWTHTNRTKAHNTFTKLSPTGEDILLKNYTYSLNLEVKATTDYLFEVTRMKESWEVDLEKRTCTCNRFQIDEMPCGHAVAVMREMNMDPYTYCSDYYTKKIGWQLIRGRLPNRTPK, from the exons ATGGCTGAATTGGATGGATTGGACAAACGCATAAGACCTTACCTCAAAAAAATCGGGTATGAAAAGTGGTCAAGAATTCATAGCCAAAACAAGAGGTATTCCACAATGACCTCAAACATATCAGAATCACTGAACGCTGCAAATTTGGCAGCAAGGGAGCTACCAATTACAACGCTGCTAGAATGCTTGAGAGCATTGGTGCAACAATGGACGCATACTAATAGGACAAAAGCACACAACACCTTCACTAAGCTATCACCAACTGGAGAAGACATACTGTTGAAAAATTACACATACTCATTGAATCTGgag gTTAAAGCAACAACAGATTACTTGTTTGAGGTAACAAGAATGAAAGAATCGTGGGAAGTAGACCTAGAAAAAAGAACATGCACGTGCAACAGGTTCCAAATAGATGAAATGCCATGCGGGCACGCAGTGGCCGTAATGAGGGAGATGAACATGGACCCGTACACCTACTGTTCAGAttactacacaaaaaaaattgGCTGGCAACTTATTCGGGGACGGTTACCCAATAGGACACCAAAGTGA
- the LOC115712135 gene encoding calmodulin-7: MADQLTDDQISEFKEAFSLFDKDGDGCITTKELGTVMRSLGQNPTEAELQDMINEVDADGNGTIDFPEFLNLMARKMKDTDSEEELKEAFRVFDKDQNGFISAAELRHVMTNLGEKLTDEEVDEMIREADVDGDGQINYEEFVKVMMAK, from the exons ATGGCGGATCAACTCACTGACGATCAGATCTCCGAGTTTAAGGAAGCTTTTAGCCTATTTGACAAGGATGGCGATG GCTGCATTACTACCAAGGAGCTGGGTACTGTGATGAGGTCATTGGGCCAGAACCCAACTGAGGCAGAGCTTCAGGACATGATCAATGAGGTTGATGCTGATGGAAATGGAACCATCGACTTCCCCGAGTTCTTAAATCTGATGGCAAGGAAGATGAAGGATACCGACTCTGAGGAGGAACTGAAGGAGGCCTTCCGAGTTTTTGACAAAGACCAGAATGGATTCATATCTGCTGCTGAGCTGCGCCATGTCATGACAAACCTTGGAGAGAAACTCACTGATGAAGAGGTCGACGAGATGATTCGTGAGGCTGATGTTGATGGTGATGGTCAGATAAACTATGAGGAGTTTGTCAAAGTTATGATGGCCAAGTGA
- the LOC133036886 gene encoding nonsense-mediated mRNA decay protein 2-like produces MHSLKGKIDSGYKRVVRSDEDGGYYRLLGFPLAIQFWFFECCPYVIGKLSLYSNVGIPRILNWPKLPKDKEGMVKMDVMNTLIFDRSLKELKLRNLTPTSVERLSLSLTDFFSGETTPEAVKFKIKGGSKPAGQPGLMGSSSSTAHENVSRVEFEEFKKCLSVVVSQQGILMKSVAEMNKKLDILIESSQGGLTHNGSQSEDALRTSENEDDEDSTSEEDEDDKFDDDKGDDHHDDETDDDDDDLGGDGVGAGQDEAHTGDVRNDEGVVVPAVVSRDDDTGKVDDAKNSDPVEPIAEIKQVYFLFGHHFCLCFFVCISVFCVCFNSFLLFFLLSA; encoded by the exons ATGCATTCTTTGAAGGGTAAGATAGATTCTGGTTATAAGAGGGTAGTTCGTAGTGACGAGGATGGTGGGTATTACAGGTTATTGGGTTTTCCTTTGGCTATTCAATTCTGGTTTTTCGAGTGTTGCCCGTATGTTATTGGGAAACTATCCTTGTACTCAAATGTTGGCATTCCAAGGATTTTGAATTGGCCTAAATTACCCAAGGACAAGGAGGGTATGGTGAAAATGGATGTCATGAACACCCTCATTTTCGATCGGTCTTTGAAAGAG TTAAAATTAAGAAACCTCACTCCAACTTCCGTTGAGAGATTGAGTTTGAGCCTCACTGATTTTTTCTCTGGTGAGACTACTCCCGAGGCtgtgaaattcaaaattaaaggtGGTTCCAAGCCTGCTGGTCAACCTGGCTTGATGGGTTCTTCTTCATCAACTGCTCATGAGAATGTCTCCCGAGTTGAGTTTGAGGAATTTAAAAAGTGTTTATCTGTTGTTGTCAGCCAGCAAGGGATTCTTATGAAATCTGTTGCTGAGATGAACAAGAAGCTGGACATTCTTATTgag TCATCCCAAGGTGGTCTCACTCACAATGGATCTCAGTCTGAAGATGCTCTTCGTACTTCAGAAAATGAGGATGATGAAGATTCCActtcggaggaagacgaggatgATAAATTCGACGATGACAAAGGAGATGATCATCATGACGATGaaactgatgatgatgatgatgatctggGTGGAGATGGTGTTGGTGCTGGTCAGGATGAGGCTCACACGGGCGATGTTCGTAACGATGAGGGTGTTGTTGTCCCCGCGGTTGTTTCGAGGGATGATGATACCGGCAAGGTGGATGATGCCAAGAATTCTGACCCTGTGGAACCTATTGCAGAGATCAAACAGGTGTATTTCTTGTTTGGACATCATTTTTGTTTGTGCTTTTTTGTGTGTATTTCTGtgttttgtgtttgttttaatagttttttactgttttttttgttATCAGCCTGA
- the LOC133036895 gene encoding uncharacterized protein LOC133036895, producing MERLPVLIKSNGQWNEDHNYVNYVASGEFIPTKCKYEELLQILVTSLGCENTSTTLQIQYQAKEGIPPIKICNDRSLYFYLELKMKETDFTTYPLCVNQQNNNTTPAATPNSISTTTPNEYNVAMIENNTTTLENNITTTESYTTGQQTEEGEKSETIEDEEDKFDIIDYANQFFEEMVEQLENTSKKLDPEIDINNAKLITDKQHPEVEKGQAYKDKETLKNVLSYHAIKNNFQYKVWKSCSQEYSLKCVYESCNWSLRASRNGPTNTFIIRRFSNMHTCPINIRHEDQRQATSKLIGECIKPKFLNIKTKATAMDIKGELKYRYGIKMNYMKAWRSKEHAVNDLRDNASDSYSVIPSFLHMVEKTNPGSFVDLKTAEDNSLLFVFMALDASIKGWGACRPIVVVDGTFLKAAYGGTLLCACTQDATSHIFPLAFCVAVLRE from the exons ATGGAACGTCTACCAGTACTCATCaagagcaatggacaatggAATGAAGATCACAATTATGTGAACTATGTGGCTAGTGGAGAATTCATACCAACAAAATGCAAGTACGAAGAGCTACTACAAATACTGGTTACTTCATTGGGGTGCGAAAACACCAGCACAACACTACAAATACAGTACCAAGCTAAAGAAGGAATACCACCGATCAAAATATGCAACGATCGAAGCCTCTACTTTTACTTGGAATTGAAAATGAAGGAAACAGATTTCACGACATATCCACTATGTGTCAACCAGCAAAACAACAACACAACACCTGCTGCAACACCAAATTCGATATCCACAACAACACCGAATGAATATAATGTGGCAATGAtcgaaaacaacacaacaacgcttgaaaacaacataacaacAACAGAATCATACACAACGGGACAGCAAACGGAAGAAGGGGAAAAGTCAGAAACAATAGAAGATGAGGAGGACAAATTCGACATAATTGACTATGCAAATCAGTTCTTTGAAGAAATGGTAGAACAACttgaaaacaccagtaaaaaacTGGATCCAGAAATCGACATCAACAATGCAAAGTTAATAACAGACAAGCAACACCCCGAAGTGGAAAAAGGACAggcatacaaagacaaagaaactcTAAAAAATGTCCTCAGCTACCACGCAATCAAAAACAACTTTCAGTACAAAGTGTGGAAGTCCTGCTCTCAAGAATACAGTCTGAAATGTGTTTACGAAAGCTGCAATTGGTCACTAAGAGCATCGAGAAATGGGCCAACAAACACATTCATAATCAGGAG gtTCTCAAATATGCACACATGCCCCATAAATATAAGGCATGAAGACCAAAGGCAAGCAACATCGAAACTGATAGGGGAATGCATAAAACCGAAGTTCTTGAACATAAAGACCAAGGCAACAGCGATGGACATAAAAGGGGAGTTGAAATACAGATATGGCATCAAAATGAACTATATGAAAGCTTGGAGAAGTAAGGAACATGCAGTAAACGACTTGAGAGATAATGCTAGTGACTCGTACAGCGTAATACCGAGTTTCTTACACATGGTGGAAAAAACAAACCCTGGATCATTTGTGGATCTGAAAACGGCAGAAGACAACAGCTTGCTCTTTGTTTTCATGGCATTGGATGCATCCATAAAAGGGTGGGGAGCATGCAGACCGATAGTTGTTGTGGACGGAACGTTCCTCAAAGCAGCTTATGGGGGAACTTTGTTGTGCGCATGCACACAAGATGCGACGAGTCATATTTTTCCACTAGCGTTTTGTGTTGCAGTATTACGAGAATGA